The genomic stretch CGTCGTAGTCCTCATGTTTGCAGGATCTTCGGTTGTCAGCCCAACCTTGGAGCGCCTCGGACTGCCGCTCCTGCATTGCTGGTATCCTGGAGCGGAGGCTGGAGATGTGGTTGCGGCAACTATTTTCGGTGACGAAAATCCTGCCGGCCGTCTGCCCCTCACTTTTTACCGGAACACGAGCGATCTGCCCCCTTTTGAAGAGTACTCGATGGAGAATCGAACTTATCGATTTTTCAGCGGCCAGCCTGCTTATCCCTTTGGCTATGGACTTTCGTACACGAATTTTGGATACGAGGATTTGCGAATTAAACAGATAGGAAAAGACGTGGTGATCCAAGTGGGTGTGGCCAACTTGGGTGAGCGAAAAGGAGATGAAGTCATCCAGGTGTACGCCCATTGGCATTCCGAAGAACGTGTGCCGATCCGGGAACTCAAAGCTTTTCAACGCCTATCGCTTCCACCTCGTGGGAGAGAAGAGATCTCCTTTACGATTCCGGTTGCTTCTCTGTCCCTGATTGATGCAGCCGGTAGACGGTACCCTTTCAAGGGAGTGTTACGGTTTTCGGTCGGCGGTTCCCAGCCCGACCCACGATCCGTTGAATTGATGGGACGGGCACCGCTTAAGGGTGAACTAGACCTTGACGGGGCGTAACCGTTCGTACTGCATCGGCGCAAGGTCGAGCCCTACGTTTGAGAGACATAGATACAGAGCACTCTTCTAAATATCGATCCCTGTCGCGTAGGGACCAGTCAACTATTCGAAGCGACCGTAAGCTCATGCGTAGACTTCCTCAGTAATGGTAAGACCTCCCCCCGATTCGGCCAAGCCGATGACTTCCTCTAACCAAGTCGTGCCGACCGTTTTGACGTGGAGTCCAGCATCGTGCCTCTTGATCGGTGGGTTGATGGCTGGATAGATAGCGAACAGATCGGAACCCGAGTGGACACTGAGTTTCAGTGAATCCGGAAGGCGAAACTCTCTAATCGCAAACGCGATGACAAACAGGTCCTCTTCAAATTCCTTCTCAAACTGGTCGAGGTCACACACGTATTGAATGCACTTGTTAAACCGTCCGGTAAATTTAGGTGCGATAGACTGGGCTGGAACCTTTTCCGCTGCAATCATCGACAGGATGAGGAAAAGTTCGGTTGGTGTTTGTGGAGAGTCGGTTTCGTCGATGGATACCTCTATGACGAAGTTTCCCTCTCTATTGAGCGCAACGATTTAATCGTAAATCATTGGGGCTGCTTCGACTGCAGCGAGGAACTT from Verrucomicrobiota bacterium encodes the following:
- a CDS encoding tagaturonate epimerase family protein, with the translated sequence MVALNREGNFVIEVSIDETDSPQTPTELFLILSMIAAEKVPAQSIAPKFTGRFNKCIQYVCDLDQFEKEFEEDLFVIAFAIREFRLPDSLKLSVHSGSDLFAIYPAINPPIKRHDAGLHVKTVGTTWLEEVIGLAESGGGLTITEEVYA